The Parafrankia discariae genomic sequence GACGAACTCGCCGGTCCCCTCCAACCGGGCCGCGAAGTCGTTCATGTACTGGATGTGGGCCGAGATCTCCTCCGGCGTCCACTGGTCCATGGACACGTCGTTGGCCGAAGCCGGGGCACCGCGGTAGTGCTTGAGCAGCAGGTACTTGGCCATCGTGCTCTCCTCCATGCTGGTGCGAGCCATTGTGGTCGCGTTCATCCCGGGGACGGAGCCAGCCACGGGTTCTCGACATCGCCGGCCGAGTTTTTTCGAGTCGTCCGAACTTTCTCAGCTGACCCATTTGTCCTGGTAAGTACTACCTGTGAACCTCTTCCCCACGCACCGCATCGACTGCACCGTGGCCGGGGCGTTGTACGCGCTGGCCGCCGGGGTCAGGCGGCGCGGCGCACCGTCCCGGCGCCCGGGCACGGGCCCGCGGCCAGACGCGGGCGCGGACCCGGGCGCCGAGACCGACCGGGCTGACGGGCTGCTGTGCCTGTCCGTGCGGTCCGCGTTCCACCTGCTGCTCAGTGCCGCGCGCCTGCCGACGGGCAGCGATGTCGCGATCTCCGCCGTCACCCATCCGGACATGGCCCGGATCATCCGGCTGCACGGCCTGCGCCCCGTCCCGGTCGACATCGATCCACGCACGCTCGACATCGACCCGGCGGCGCTCGACGCGGCGATCACCGAGCGGACCCGCGCGCTCGTCGTCACCCACCTGTTCGGCGCGCGCTCCAGCCTCGACGCCGCCGCCCGGGCCGCCCGCGCGCACGACCTGCTGCTCATCGAGGACTGCGCCCAGTCGATCCAGGGGCCCGACGACCGCGGTGACCCGCGCGCCGACGTGTCCCTGTTCAGCTTCGGCCTGCTCAAGACGGCCACCGCGCTCGGCGGCGCCGTGGCCTGGATCCGCCCGCGTGACCTCGCCGCCGACATGCGGGCCCGGCAGGAACAGTGGCCCGAGCAGTCGCGGCGCGAGTACGCCAGGCGGGCCCTCGTCTGCGTCGCCGCGCTGGCGCTGTCCCGTCCACTGCCCTACGGCCTGCTCTTCGGCGGTGCGCGGCGGCGGGACCCGCAGGCGCTCCTGCGCTCGCGGGTGCCACGGGACGAACCGGGGTTCACCGGCTGGCTGCAGCGCCGGCCCTGCCCCGCGCTCGCCCGCACGGTGACCCGACGCCTCGCCCGGTTCCCCACGGACCGGCTGCGCCGGCGTACCGCCGCCGGCGAGACGCTCGCCGCCGCGTTGCCACCGGTGGTGTTCCGTCCCGGCGGCGCCGCGGAACACCACACCTACTGGCTGTTCCCCGTCGTCGTGGACGACGCGGCCCGCGTGGTCGAGGCGTTGCGGACGGCGGGCGTCGACGCGGCACCGACCACCAGCCAGATCGGCGCCGTCGAACCCGCCCCGCCGGGTGCCCGGCGGGTTCTGAACGGCCTGGTGTTCCTGCCTGCCTACCCGGAGCTCCCCGCGCCCCGGCGGGACCGGCTCGTCGCCGCGTTCGTCGCCACGCTCACCACCGGACCCGACGCGCCCCCGGTATCCGACGGCACCCGGTGACGATTTTCCCTACAGTCACGACTACCCGAGACCTGGAGGACGGAAATGCCGCTGAGCGGTGTGTCGCATGTGAGCCTGACAGTGCGGGATCTGGACAGCAGCTGCGGCTGGTACGCCGAGATCCTCGGCTGGAAGGAGCTGGTGCGAGGCCGTGGTGAAACCACCTCCTTCGCCCACGGCGTTCTCCCCGGCGGCCTGAGCGTCGTGCTGCGTGAACACGACGGCGGCGGCGCGGAGCCGTTCGACGAGACCCGGCCCGGCCTCGACCATCTGTCCTTCTCCGTCGAGGACAGGACCGATCTCGAAGACCTCGAGGAGCGGCTGACCAGGGCTGGCGCCACTTTCACCCCGACCCAGGAGCAGCCGTTCGGCTGGATTCTCGCCTTCCGCGACGTGGACAACATCGCGCTGGAGGCGATGCTCGGCCGGTAGAACACGGACCCGCCGGCCGAGCACGATTCGCCGTGGGAGGCCGGCAGGTCAGACGATCCGGTCGCCGGTGGGCACCTCGACGAGATAGTTGTTGTCGAGCAGGTACTGGACCTGCAGGTTCCCGGTCGTCTGGTTGCACAGCGGCGGGAACGCCGCCCCCGGGACGAGCGAGCACACGACCTGGTACTGCAGGCCGTTGCCAGGCTGGTCGAACCACGGGCGGATCGCCCCGGCGAACACCCGGAACTCCCGGACCACCTGATAGACGTGGTAGTTGCAGTCACCCGGATCGGCGGTGTCGTCAAGGTTGGACGGCGGGATCGACCGGTTCTCGTAGTCCGTTCCCCGCGGTGAGAGGAAGCTGCCGCGGGGCAGACCGAAGCGGTCGATCTGCTGGCCCGGCAGCAGCGACACCTCGGTTCTGATCGGCGAGCCGTCCTGGTTGATGAAATAGCCGTCCGCCGGCGGGAAGACCCAGTTCCCCGGTATGG encodes the following:
- a CDS encoding aminotransferase class I/II-fold pyridoxal phosphate-dependent enzyme, giving the protein MNLFPTHRIDCTVAGALYALAAGVRRRGAPSRRPGTGPRPDAGADPGAETDRADGLLCLSVRSAFHLLLSAARLPTGSDVAISAVTHPDMARIIRLHGLRPVPVDIDPRTLDIDPAALDAAITERTRALVVTHLFGARSSLDAAARAARAHDLLLIEDCAQSIQGPDDRGDPRADVSLFSFGLLKTATALGGAVAWIRPRDLAADMRARQEQWPEQSRREYARRALVCVAALALSRPLPYGLLFGGARRRDPQALLRSRVPRDEPGFTGWLQRRPCPALARTVTRRLARFPTDRLRRRTAAGETLAAALPPVVFRPGGAAEHHTYWLFPVVVDDAARVVEALRTAGVDAAPTTSQIGAVEPAPPGARRVLNGLVFLPAYPELPAPRRDRLVAAFVATLTTGPDAPPVSDGTR
- a CDS encoding VOC family protein, with product MSLTVRDLDSSCGWYAEILGWKELVRGRGETTSFAHGVLPGGLSVVLREHDGGGAEPFDETRPGLDHLSFSVEDRTDLEDLEERLTRAGATFTPTQEQPFGWILAFRDVDNIALEAMLGR
- a CDS encoding TNT domain-containing protein, which gives rise to MAAGGVLCSAAAPAVAAGAISPPKIQPFDECSAADYQNDPRLGPAKLPFFGEVGGEVDDYSRTGGHSTDQFLGTWWDPSAGFSPFPAIPGNWVFPPADGYFINQDGSPIRTEVSLLPGQQIDRFGLPRGSFLSPRGTDYENRSIPPSNLDDTADPGDCNYHVYQVVREFRVFAGAIRPWFDQPGNGLQYQVVCSLVPGAAFPPLCNQTTGNLQVQYLLDNNYLVEVPTGDRIV